In Silene latifolia isolate original U9 population chromosome 6, ASM4854445v1, whole genome shotgun sequence, the genomic window ATGCAAAGGACAACACAAACCATTGCCTATTATAAATAAAAACCGAGTTTACACAACACATATGTTTCGCACAAGGGGATTAAAATCTAAGTTTTACAACTAAAATGTCAAAGAAATAAACCATCTAAAATGTCAAACAAACCATTAATCTTCTAACTATTACATCATGTCCTCAAGTCTTCTTCTTGCTTTTTCGTCGAAGGCGATTCCAAAACCCTTTCTTAGGCTCCGGGGTACCTTCTTCATTGACGGCTTCTTCATTGACGGGTGACATTGAAGACATTGAAGGCATTGAAGACATGGCCGGCATTGAAGACATGGAAGGCATGGAAGACATAGAGTGTCTAGCCGGCATGGATGACTTAGAGCGTCTACCCCTCCTTGTGTATTGAACCAATGGTGCATCATCATCCACATTCATTGAGTTGAGGGACTCTTGAACCATTGTTGAACTTTCTTGCCTTGGTTCTACGGTTGGTTGAAGGAGATGGGAATAGCCTACATGTTCAAGCGATTGAGTGGAGTAGTCCCGTAGGTGTGAAACCATTGTCCGGAAATGTGGAGGCACCTCAAGAGGCATTTGTCGAAGCTCCGTATCACATGTATTATGGACATTGACGAAACCTTGCGCCTAAAACAAAATAAGTAGTATAAGCTAATGACATTTTATGATATATTGGTTAAGAATTTTAAGACAAGTATATTAAAGTGTACTTACAAGATATTCTGTGGCTCCAAAGGGTGCTTGATAAGTAGCTTGTGGGGGAAAAGGGTTCAAGCGAGGAATAGTGCGATCCCGGTACCAAACCATGTAGGGGTCGAAGTAGTTCATTTCAATATCATCCTCTTCACCACGAAACCGAAAATCACCCCTCCTAACCCAATTTGCTATGTAGGGTTGATGTTTTTCAATCCAATTCCGTGAAGAGGCACCCCTTTTGTCTACTTTGTGCAATTTTGGTTCGGATCGAGTTTAACGGATAATTTGTTTCCACCCAAATTGACGAGCTACCCTATTTGGAAAATGCCACTCAACAATGTCGAAACAAATCATAGGGGCCATCACCGTGTCCAATCGTCGGAGTCATCATAACAAAACGGGGCAAAAAGACAAAACCTGTCGGGTGTAAGGTTGCCATGTAAACTGATCATGTCGCATTGAATCAAAAGCATCCCTATACCCAATTAGTGTGGTCACCCCTTCCGGCCTCTTACGAATCACACTTGCCCACCTACGACCCAATGAGTCAATCCTGATTTGATGTTGTGAACCTAATGGGTTTGGTCCATGATGGGTAGCATTAACGGGTCTCGTGAGTGTAGGTCGACCAATACTAATCCTCTCCCATGCCCACAATTGCAATAGAACAAGGGGACCTCCAATGTCTTTGGACTTTACGTTGCTTGCTCTACATAAATTGCGATACAAAGTAGCAAGTACGGCACTTCCCCAAGAGTAGTTATCTAAGTTACTCAAATCCCTCAACAAAGGCAAATAAATAACTTGTATGTCATTACCACTCTTATCCGGAAACATGATAGTTGCCATTAAGATAAGCAAATATGCCCTCACATATTGATGTAGAACATCTTCATTTGCATCTTCCTAAGACCATTAAATTGTTCTAACAACCAACCAATCCTCAAAGAAGCCCCTTAAGGTCCGCACTACCCGGTGTTTTGCCTAAGAGTTCGATTATTAACAAGGGCCAATTATAAGCGGTTGGTCCACTAATAATATCCCCTCTAATCCGTAGCCCTAACAACACTTGAACATCTTGCAAGGTCACAATAGCCTCGCCAATAGTCAAGTGAAATGAATGGGTTTCCGGCCTCCATCGCTCAACCAAAGCACTTATTAATTCCACATTAAACTTCAAACCCActaacctatgaataaaaaaaaactGAGTGTCCCTAATGAAATCAACTACTTGATCACTTACCAAAAACCCCTTGTGCGAAACTAAGTGTGACCTACATCGAAGGGAACCAACGTCCCGCCCTTCCAATATTGCCTTGCTCCGGTGTACCTCTTGTTGTGTGAGAAGTTCCGGGTTCACCGGgccttgttgttgatgttgttccatTATTCCTACACATTTAAAAAAAGATTATTAGATTAGCATGAAAATAAATgttcaaataattaaaaaaattatggtaataaaaaaaattaaagacaagtgtaagTAGTAGAATACCCTTGTGAATTGTTAACTCTCAAAGTACATGTTTTTTTATTGTGGCCTAAACCACGACACAAACTACATGTGACCTTGTTCTTACTCTTCTCATCCATTTCATTAAGAAATCTTTTATTCTTCCGTCTTCCTTTTCCCCGTTTATTTTGCTCATCGCATACTATTTTAGGCCCATTGTAAGGACCCCAATAAGCCTCATCTTTCAAAGGGTGAAATTTAGAAGCATATGAAGCTAAGTGTTCTCCTAGAGAATAGGCGATGTCCACAAATTGAGTAGCATTTAAACCCTTCTTCTTACAAACGGCATACACATGTGAACATGGATACTTGTATGTTTGGAACTTGTTACAAGTACATGTCCTCTTGGATAAATCAACGGTGTGCAAATGGTTACCATGTGACATGGGTCGAGAACCTCTACGTGTTGTGACTTGGTACACCCCTCCGACATGGTCAAAAGCCACAACCTTATGGTATGCTCCTTTTTGGCAATTTTCCTCcaacaaggttgtaatcttcggactataatgaaGCCCCTTCATCAACCGTTTCCTTGCAAACTCACGTCGCTCAACAAAGTATGCATTGACTCTAAAAAATATACACTTTATGAGTGCCGTTACGGGTAGAAAACGTGCTCCTTTAAGAACATTATTAAATGCCTCCGCCAAATTAGTAGTCAATATTCCATATCTATGTCCACCATCATGGCAAATTGACCACTTCTCTATTCCAATTTCAACAACATATTGTTGTGCCTCTCTATTCAACTCACCTAGGCGACGAAATCCTATGTCAAACTTCTTGTTTTGTAATTGCATTGCCGTTGACCCAAACATTTCTTTAACTCGGTATTTCTAAATCTTGTATTAACATTTGAAGCCAAATGACGAATGCAAACCCTATGATAGGCATACGGCTCCTCCCACCCACTACCAACTTCACTCATTGCTTTCATAATCCCTTTGTGTCTATCGGAAATGACACACAACCCACTTCTTTTGGTAACAAATACTCTTATGCATGACATAAACCAAGGCCAACTATCGGTATTTTCGGCTTCAACAATAGCAAAAGCAACCGGAAAATTTGATTATTAGCATCAATTGACATAGTCAAAAAATTGTTCCCTTGAACTTTCCATATAAGTGGGTTCCATCAATGCTTAAAACTGGCCGACAATGTTCAAAGCCATCAATACATGGTTTAAATGCCCAAAAAacacgatgaaatttttgcacatTTGGGTTAGTTGTTGGTGTTGTATAAAATTGAACAATAGTGCCAGGATTAGATTCTTTTAAGCCTTGCATGAAACGAGGTAGCAACTCATATGATTTATCCCAATCTCCAAATATTTCCTCAATTGCTCTTTGTTTTGCATTCCAAGCTTTGGTGTATGAAATTGTGTAACCATACTTATCTAAAATATAAGTAACAACAGAGTTTACTTTATATCCCCAATCTCCCTCAACAAGGTTACGAATCTCATGACTTATGAATGCTCGTTTCAAATTCATGTGGTCTTGAGGTACCATGTCACAAACACAAGACTCATCATGAGGACCTTTGTATGTCACAATGGTAAAAACTTCAGAATGAAAGTCTTTTTGTGTAGCCCTTAACCGCCAATTACATGGTGTAGGAATCCGGCCACATTTGAAGGTAATAGTATTAGGCTTGGATTCGGCAACTTTGAAAAATTGATTTGCTTTAACACAATATGATGTCACCTCATCGCTAAGTGAAGCTTTGTTTGGGAACACTTGTCCAACCGCAAACTCTTTCCCATGTTCATATCTTACCATATTTTCCCAAGTTTTCCAGCTATTCAATTCATCCTCATCTAATTGATCAATCTTATTAAACTCAACGATGGGAGCACTAGCAAAGAcaagatcatcatcaccatcttcttCATTTGCCAACAAATTCTCATCAAGTATTGCCAAttcctcatcaatctcatcaccttGTAAGTTACCATAAAATTCCCCTTCATTTACGTAATTAGtttcaagtgaaacaaattgAGCAACATCATCTAGCCTAATACTTGGTGTAGGAATGACAATTTGACTAGTAGAAACTTCTACAAATATGTCCATTGAAGGAGCATGTGAATGACGAATACTTGCCCATAACGCTTTAAAGGCTCCCTCATTATTAAGAGGAACAATTTTGAAACACCCTAAGCACTCGGAAATTTCATCATTAccttcaattgagtacccaaactTTGAACACCGATTCCCTTATAAATCTCTTCAACTAATTCAAGATATGTCATCTTTGTACTAGCTAGAATAAAACATTGATTCCCTCCTCTATAGGTTACACATCCATTTTGCTCCAACACTTCTCCATCCCAATAACAAATAAGAGGAAAATCACAAATTTCCATTctataaaaaaaatttgaacaaATTTAGTATTAATCAACTACCAATAACCTAATTTTCCTAAAATACATacctaaacaacaattaaaaatcagAAATCGTTCATCCTACCTAAtttaattagggtttcgaaaatttggggctttttttaAACTACCTTAAATTAACACATATAAGTTGTAGATATAGGTACAAAacaacataattactaacaatgaAGACAAAATAAGCAAAATctacattcaaaagatgaaaataaATAAGTTAAAAGAATTAAATTACCTTGCTAATTAGGTAGAATGTATAATTTGAATAGCAAAAACCCAATATAATGCCGGAGATACGCCGGAGATTCGCCGGAGATGAGTGTGAGGTGAAGAAATAAGAAGGGGAGTGAGGTTTTTTGTATCGCGTTTGGGGAGTTTGAGTAGCGGAGATGGTGAATGGTATGTGTTTTGTGGTAGAAAGTGACGGGAAAAACAaagttgttaaaaaaaaaaaagattctctttaaacacgccatacgtattggcggGTTTCTTTGAGaagacacgccatacgtaatggcgggTTCTCTTTCTTTCCAAAAACCCAGCCACTGGACTTGGGCTAGAAAATAAAGCTGCTTAAAcccgccattacgtatggcgtgttttaGTCTTAAGACACGCCATTATGTATGGCGTGTTTCCTTTGCTTATGTTGTTCAGCTACTGACTTTGGTTAGAATTTTGGACTGCCTAAACACGCCATATGTAATGGCGTGTTCATTGAAGtaaacacgccaatacgtatggcgtgtttaagcCTCCTACAGGCTCGTCAAaaacgagcctacgtggacaccatttcgacaattgttttcaaaaccgacccaaaacgacaattcttttatttttgagcattatttcaaaaacgGACTCTCTTTTTATATTAATCCATACCAATATTTAACTGAAAAAAATCCAAATTattgtttcattttttttccttcaACCCGAACTAATTTTTACCGCTTACAACAGGTAAGTCTTCAAGTCATAAGGTTGTAGGACCCATTTTTTGTTCTTCTTCCTTAATAATCTATAAACATcctcaaatcaaaaacaaaaccTGGAAAATATTATACATCTGAAATCATCCCTAATTCTTAGTCAATTTTCAATATCAATCAAAACCCAGAAAATTGCACTTGATAAATTCCTTCAACCAAGCGCACAACCCCGAATTTAATCAAAAACCCCACTAATCAAATAACCTAGAAGGAATTTTATATGTTAATTGTGTGAATAACGTACAACATTGTTTACTTCTACTCTTATCCTTGTCAATCAAAATCTCCATTCACACTGTACAAAAAATGTAGCACCAGAAAAACCGTAACACTAATTTGATGGATTAAGGTGGACTTAGGCCGATCTTATCCTTATCAATCAAAtcaccttattttttttttttttttggtgaagtaTCGaatcacctaattaaacaattaaaccCATAAAGTTAACAAATTCAAATTTACAATGGAAGGTGTGATTGTGAAGTTAAAAGGGTGTAATACCATCATTATCATGATCTTCAAGATCAAGCTTCTAACTTAACTAATGGAAGAATTACATGAAGTGGGCTCTACACCATTTTTAACCAAGACGTTTGACTTGGCTCCAAATTTTATGGGTACTTTGATCAACAAAATCTGTGGACAAATTTTGTGTATGGCAAATCACAGGGAAGAACGATCACACATGTATCATTTAGCAGGAGTAAGCACTAAGCAGTCCTAGGCGTCTTAACACGTCAACAAAATTAGTCTCTTACAAAATCTTATACGGAATAGAAAAACCATCACACATGTAAGATCTACTCATAACCTAATATCAATTGTGACTTATCTCACATGTGAGATGGTCTAATGCAAAACACATCGGTAACCCATGACTTCTGCAAATTAGATGCCGTTCAGAAATCATATCCCAATCAAATTGCGATAAGAGATAATTCAAAGACTGTCGTTGCAAAGAGCAGTTACAAAAGCTTGTTAAGGTCCTCATGCAATGCAGCATTGACATTAGGGGATTTGTTACGCAGAAACCTCCATCCAGGTGCGAGTTCCGACCAATTAGTTTTGAGTTGCAGATTCTTCAAATTTGCAAGTGGAGATTCCTGGCCTTgtaataaacttggcattgtagAGAGAACCTGTAGATTTCATGACCATAAACGATGAGTAGAGGTGGTTGCTGCTAATTTATTGCATACTCAATAATTCACAGTGACAATAACATTGGAGAATTAAAAAGCATGTTTTAAGCATACCtcaagagttttcaatgagatgaTGACAGATTTTGCATCCCGGAACTCTTTAAGCATGTCGATTAGCCTCTCTATGATCCATTTCTTTCGCTTATCCCCTTCATTGGATAAGCCTTCTTGTATATCAATGTCAATCACCTCCAAAGCTGATGTGCAATTACTCAGAGCCAAACTCATGGGACGAGGACCCGCGAATTTGAAATACGAAAGCATAGGTGCTATAATTACTACATGAGGTTTAAGACCTAGCCTTCCATAAACAATCTCTAGTGTTTTAAGCCTACTTGCTGATATCATCATTGAGTTATCATAACTAGCCAAACAACACGAAACCAAGCTCAAGATTTCTAAACAAGGACATTGCAAGAAGATCTCTTCATTGAACCCTTCTCTCGAAAATTCAACCTGATGAAGTCTCAACTCTTTTAGTGCTCGGAAACCCATAGATTTCGACACATACATATAATTATATTGATACCCGACTAATTTCAGTTTCTCAAGCGAACGGCTAGTGTAAATGCTCTTTGGAAACTCAACGCGATCCCTCTCTGAAGAATCGACCATGATTTCAACCTCCCGAACTTTATGCTTTGTGAAAGTATATGGAAAATATCTCGAAGATAATTTGCCATATCATAATCGTATATTATGTAAATATCTTTTGATCTTGTAATTATAGGTTTCCGTTTTGCCAAGATATGTTGCAATGTATATAAGTCGATTGTAATAGCTTCAGTTGATTCATTGAAATAAGAATTAACTTTCCCAACCTCGTTCTCGATTTCTTTATGGTATCATCGAGCTAggttacacaaaaaaaaaaaaaaaaaaaaatcaaataaacaaacAGAAGAACAATGACGAAAGGAGATGAAAacacaaaactcaaaaacatacCTTCAAATCATCCACTCTATATTCATCCATCTGACAACCCTAATTTGTCTCTCACACAAATTATCTTTGATGGAGATAATTACGATTTGTGGGCCGCGGCGGTCAGAAACGGGTTAGACGCAAAGAACAAATTAACTTTCGTCGAAGGAAAAATTAAGAAACCGTCTGATGCCGGAGGAGAAGAGAGCGTTGAGGGAGCAGCATGGAGACAGTGCAATGCGATGGTAAAGGCGTGGTTAAGGAATGTAATCGACCCAAAACTACACCTTAGCATTGCGTTTGAGTCATCGACAGTTTCAGAAATTTGGGAAGA contains:
- the LOC141588527 gene encoding uncharacterized protein LOC141588527; its protein translation is MDIFVEVSTSQIVIPTPSIRLDDVAQFVSLETNYVNEGEFYGNLQGDEIDEELAILDENLLANEEDGDDDLVFASAPIVEFNKIDQLDEDELNSWKTWENMVRYEHGKEFAVGQVFPNKASLSDEVTSYCVKANQFFKVAESKPNTITFKCGRIPTPCNWRLRATQKDFHSEVFTIVTYKGPHDESCVCDMVPQDHMNLKRAFISHEIRNLVEGDWGYKVNSVVTYILDKYGYTISYTKAWNAKQRAIEEIFGDWDKSYELLPRFMQGLKESNPGTIVQFYTTPTTNPNVQKFHRVFWAFKPCIDGFEHCRPVLSIDGTHLYGKFKGTIF
- the LOC141587136 gene encoding FBD-associated F-box protein At4g13985-like yields the protein MVDSSERDRVEFPKSIYTSRSLEKLKLVGYQYNYMYVSKSMGFRALKELRLHQVEFSREGFNEEIFLQCPCLEILSLVSCCLASYDNSMMISASRLKTLEIVYGRLGLKPHVVIIAPMLSYFKFAGPRPMSLALSNCTSALEVIDIDIQEGLSNEGDKRKKWIIERLIDMLKEFRDAKSVIISLKTLEVLSTMPSLLQGQESPLANLKNLQLKTNWSELAPGWRFLRNKSPNVNAALHEDLNKLL